In the genome of Fulvivirga maritima, one region contains:
- a CDS encoding glycosyltransferase family 4 protein: protein MKVAIVLNTSWNVFNFRMNLIKALQEQNHTVYVVAPADDYTHKLKEAGCIFHPVKMDSRGANPIKDFALFFELRGIYKKIKPDIILHYTIKPNIYGTMAAASLKLPAINNVCGLGTVFLQKGIVSSIALMMYKVAFKFPKKVFFQNHHDYDLFIEKKLIKKGISDVIPGSGIDLSHFPPMAFQRNTPFTFLLISRLIHDKGVIEFIDAVKQLKKSGLNARFQILGAKDPEHRRGIKTEIIDEWISSNTIEYLGTTNDVRFFIKNADCIVLPSYREGTPRTLLEAASSAKPIIATDVPGCNNVVENNYNGFLCELKSAEDLAQKMRNMSILSDGEIEAFGLNGRKKVENEFSEQIVIERYLKSIAEFNR, encoded by the coding sequence ATGAAGGTTGCTATTGTATTAAACACATCTTGGAATGTCTTCAACTTCAGAATGAACCTGATCAAGGCATTACAAGAGCAGAATCACACGGTCTATGTTGTTGCTCCTGCAGATGATTATACCCATAAGCTCAAAGAGGCTGGGTGCATTTTTCATCCTGTAAAAATGGATAGCCGGGGCGCTAACCCAATCAAAGATTTTGCTTTATTTTTTGAACTAAGAGGCATCTATAAAAAGATTAAGCCTGACATTATTTTACACTATACCATTAAGCCCAATATTTACGGTACCATGGCAGCGGCTTCATTAAAATTACCTGCCATAAACAACGTATGCGGCTTAGGAACAGTCTTTCTACAAAAAGGAATTGTGTCTAGCATTGCTTTAATGATGTATAAAGTAGCTTTTAAATTCCCTAAAAAAGTTTTCTTTCAAAACCACCATGACTACGATCTATTCATAGAGAAGAAGCTCATCAAGAAAGGCATCAGCGATGTTATTCCCGGATCTGGCATTGACCTATCTCACTTTCCGCCCATGGCCTTTCAAAGAAATACACCTTTTACGTTCCTTCTCATATCAAGACTTATTCATGACAAAGGAGTGATTGAATTTATAGATGCGGTGAAGCAATTAAAGAAATCAGGACTTAATGCACGCTTCCAAATACTGGGTGCAAAAGACCCTGAACACAGGCGAGGTATTAAAACTGAGATCATAGATGAGTGGATAAGCTCAAACACCATTGAATATCTGGGCACTACTAACGATGTAAGATTTTTTATAAAAAATGCGGATTGTATAGTATTACCATCTTATAGAGAAGGCACGCCGCGCACCTTACTTGAAGCAGCCAGCTCAGCTAAGCCTATTATAGCTACAGATGTACCCGGATGTAATAACGTAGTAGAAAATAACTATAACGGCTTTTTGTGTGAACTAAAAAGCGCTGAAGATCTGGCTCAAAAGATGCGCAATATGAGCATTTTATCAGATGGAGAAATAGAAGCTTTTGGTTTAAATGGCAGAAAAAAGGTAGAAAATGAGTTTAGCGAACAAATAGTTATCGAAAGATACCTAAAATCCATAGCAGAATTTAACAGATAA
- a CDS encoding helix-turn-helix domain-containing protein — MTTTANKIAFFRKKKGLTQHDLRNEVYKRIGKKFRQGTISSWENGKTAPDMDVLNVLASILDVSVNELYEKTNNQEAPVVTTLKDITLYMQALNDIQRDYDKGQMESAYNDLKELTEEIISELSDVVNQHEKVITQLKAVKEIMRL, encoded by the coding sequence TTGACGACGACAGCAAATAAAATTGCTTTTTTTCGCAAAAAGAAAGGGCTTACCCAGCATGATCTGCGAAATGAAGTGTACAAACGGATAGGTAAAAAATTCAGACAGGGAACTATCTCATCCTGGGAAAACGGGAAAACAGCCCCTGATATGGACGTATTAAATGTACTGGCTAGTATCCTGGATGTAAGCGTAAATGAACTATACGAAAAAACGAATAATCAGGAAGCACCTGTTGTCACCACCTTAAAAGACATTACTCTTTACATGCAGGCCTTAAATGATATCCAAAGAGATTATGATAAAGGCCAGATGGAATCTGCTTATAATGACTTAAAAGAATTAACTGAGGAAATTATTAGTGAACTTAGTGATGTAGTAAACCAGCATGAAAAAGTTATTACCCAACTAAAGGCAGTAAAAGAAATTATGCGCCTTTAA
- the hflX gene encoding GTPase HflX, translating into MSRNKNEKGVLVTVAEKGLDEVVINEHLDELAFLASTAHITTEKVFIQKLDKPDIRSFVGKGKLEEIKQYITSREIDIVIFDDDLSPSQLRNLERELKCKLYDRSLLILDIFLNRAQTAQAKTQVELARYQYLMPRLTRMWTHLERQRGGTGTRGGAGEKEIETDRRNIRNQISVLKKKLEKIEKQNEVQRKSRSGIVRVALVGYTNVGKSTLMTLLSKSDVKAEDKLFATVDATVRKVVFENIPFLLSDTVGFIRKLPHHLIESFKSTLAEVKEADVLLHVVDVAHPAFEDHIKVVKETLKELDALDKPTIYVFNKVDLLDDEVREGVENMQIANIASDDERVFVSAEKKINMDQLREKILLAAKNKHYQIYPNSLSDVTW; encoded by the coding sequence GTGAGTAGAAATAAAAATGAGAAAGGTGTGCTGGTTACAGTGGCAGAAAAGGGACTCGATGAGGTGGTTATTAATGAGCACCTGGATGAGTTAGCGTTTTTAGCTTCTACCGCACATATTACAACTGAGAAAGTTTTTATACAGAAACTAGATAAACCCGATATACGGTCTTTTGTAGGTAAAGGTAAGCTGGAGGAAATAAAACAATATATCACTAGCCGAGAGATCGATATTGTGATATTTGATGATGATCTTTCTCCTAGTCAGCTTAGAAACCTGGAAAGAGAGCTAAAGTGCAAGTTGTATGATAGGAGTTTATTAATCCTTGATATATTTCTTAATAGAGCACAAACCGCTCAGGCAAAAACTCAGGTAGAATTAGCGAGGTATCAATACCTGATGCCTAGGTTAACCAGAATGTGGACTCACCTTGAAAGACAACGTGGAGGAACAGGTACTCGAGGCGGAGCTGGAGAGAAAGAAATAGAAACTGATAGAAGAAATATTAGGAATCAGATTTCTGTGCTTAAGAAAAAGCTTGAAAAAATAGAAAAGCAGAATGAGGTGCAGAGAAAGTCTAGAAGTGGAATAGTACGAGTAGCCTTAGTAGGGTATACTAACGTAGGTAAATCTACTTTAATGACATTGTTGAGTAAGAGTGATGTAAAGGCGGAGGATAAACTGTTTGCTACTGTAGATGCCACTGTTAGAAAGGTGGTTTTTGAAAATATTCCATTCTTATTATCAGATACGGTAGGTTTTATACGCAAACTTCCTCACCACTTAATTGAGTCTTTCAAGTCTACTTTGGCAGAGGTGAAAGAGGCTGATGTTTTATTACATGTAGTAGATGTAGCGCACCCAGCGTTTGAAGACCATATAAAAGTGGTAAAAGAAACGTTAAAAGAGCTAGATGCGCTTGATAAGCCTACTATTTATGTGTTTAATAAGGTAGATCTACTAGATGATGAGGTGAGAGAGGGTGTTGAAAATATGCAAATCGCTAATATAGCGAGTGACGATGAAAGAGTTTTTGTATCAGCTGAGAAGAAGATTAATATGGATCAGCTTAGAGAAAAGATTTTATTAGCAGCTAAGAATAAACATTACCAGATTTACCCCAATTCATTGAGTGATGTTACATGGTAG
- the rfbC gene encoding dTDP-4-dehydrorhamnose 3,5-epimerase: MTIKETGISGLYEIYPSIFNDDRGFFFESYNDKKLSESGINYNFVQDNQSFSKKNVIRGLHLQHAPYAQAKLVRVITGKVLDVVVDLRPDSKTYKQVYYCLLESDKNNALMVPDGFAHGFAALEDSIFSYKCSNLYNKESESGIIYNDTDLNIDWQVSTPIVSDKDLELPSLAEFEKAVLN, translated from the coding sequence ATGACCATTAAAGAAACCGGCATTTCGGGGCTATATGAAATATATCCCAGCATTTTCAATGATGACAGAGGCTTTTTCTTCGAATCATATAATGATAAAAAATTAAGCGAATCCGGAATTAACTATAATTTTGTTCAGGACAACCAATCCTTTTCAAAGAAAAATGTAATCCGAGGATTGCACCTACAGCATGCGCCATATGCACAGGCAAAGCTTGTAAGGGTAATTACCGGAAAAGTGCTGGATGTAGTAGTAGATTTACGTCCTGACTCAAAAACTTACAAGCAAGTTTATTATTGCCTGTTAGAAAGCGATAAAAACAATGCTCTCATGGTGCCAGATGGTTTTGCTCATGGCTTTGCCGCGCTGGAAGACAGTATTTTTAGTTATAAATGCAGTAATCTGTATAATAAAGAATCAGAAAGTGGAATTATATATAATGACACAGATTTAAACATAGATTGGCAAGTAAGCACGCCTATTGTTTCAGACAAAGACTTAGAACTACCTAGTTTGGCTGAATTTGAAAAGGCTGTTTTAAATTAA
- a CDS encoding polysaccharide biosynthesis/export family protein translates to MKNLFFFGVILTLCSCGASKNTVMFKEYDNKLSKLNEEVLKAESNYIIEKNDYLKLSVYTQNGEQLIDPENQLSQTAKSPESSTSTTTIGIRYLVNIEGFVNFPMLEPIKLEGLSIADAEQIIAKKYATFYTEPFVRLTFLNKRVTLLGTNLGGEVIPLENENLKVTEVIALSKGIKETAKVNNIRLLRGDEVYLIDLSTIDGYLNSNMIVQNGDIIYLEPLRKPFTEFIRDNGPVISILSSVASLIAVVISLNN, encoded by the coding sequence TTGAAGAACTTATTTTTTTTTGGGGTCATTCTTACTTTATGCTCATGTGGAGCTTCTAAGAACACTGTAATGTTCAAAGAATATGATAATAAGCTTTCTAAACTTAACGAAGAAGTATTAAAGGCTGAAAGCAATTACATCATAGAAAAGAATGACTACCTTAAGCTTTCTGTATATACACAAAACGGGGAACAATTGATTGACCCGGAAAATCAATTATCACAAACCGCAAAAAGCCCAGAAAGCAGCACTTCAACAACCACTATAGGCATTAGGTATCTTGTAAATATTGAAGGCTTTGTCAACTTCCCTATGTTGGAACCTATAAAACTGGAAGGCCTCTCTATTGCTGATGCAGAACAGATAATTGCTAAGAAGTATGCTACTTTTTACACAGAGCCATTTGTAAGACTAACGTTTTTAAACAAGAGAGTAACATTATTAGGTACAAATTTAGGAGGAGAAGTTATACCTCTGGAAAATGAAAATTTAAAGGTCACTGAGGTTATAGCGCTCTCAAAAGGCATAAAGGAAACAGCTAAAGTCAATAACATCAGGTTACTGAGAGGAGATGAAGTATATTTGATAGATTTATCTACCATAGATGGGTATTTAAACTCTAATATGATAGTGCAAAACGGCGATATTATTTACCTAGAACCTTTGAGAAAGCCATTTACTGAGTTTATCAGAGATAATGGACCGGTTATTTCAATTTTAAGTAGTGTAGCATCTCTCATAGCTGTTGTAATCAGCCTCAATAATTAA
- a CDS encoding SusC/RagA family TonB-linked outer membrane protein: MRETLLLYLRKGFSGALSLIVCLALLFYTSVLFAQQQSITGTVLSGDGGEPLPGVAVMVKGTSSGTVTDIDGEYTIKAGPNDVLIYSFVGYATHEIAVGSKTKIDVELTEDITALQEVVVVGYGKQKKTDVTGSLVSVDAAKISEVPAATGASSALQGRIAGVQISQTSSRPGSDPQIRIRGNRSLGSGDLNSPLIVVDGIPFSGSLNDINPTDIESFNVLKDASATAIYGSRGANGVILITTKRGRVGELNFSYNGYAGVTQALGKYDLMNGEEFARLKLYTDANFTEAELQSLQEARSTDWQDLMIKDGYIQNHNLSVIGGSENTQFAVSTGYFKQTTVFPGQSFKRYNLKLSLDQRVNDWLKVGISTLNSISYRKGEGVSPMFNILTLSPLYNAYNEDGEVEETPAEGSLDPNLVNPLTLYRDGAWEEDRRRIRTFNTAYLEVNLPVEGLSYKLNAGLDYRQDEYGRFFSEVTPMQNIDNGNAASISNSDTWGYTIENLILYERSFGEHSFKFTGLYSVQEEEYNSSGVNAVGVLANDLQYYNLSLAANNVIPGSAYNYTRWGLSSFMARLNYNFNDRYVATVTVRRDGSSRLADGNEWFTYPGFAVGWNIHNESFLSENDFLSNLRLRVGYGRTSNQAVAPYSSIGKLDQIRYNFGNEGGAIGFYVSNLANTDLTWEFTNSFNVGLDFGLLTNRITGSIDYYQNRTDGVLQEVQLPITSGITGSFTQNVGETKGEGIEMMISGEAIEALNRNEFGLGFDVNFTSYSTEIVKLTEGRDSNPDRAWFVGEPINVLYDYEKVGIWQLDEADEAAQYGDAPGDIKVKDQDGDDDIDDEDRTILGQLDPKWSFGFTARASFKGFDLSVVTFGMFGHEIVSSLYQMNSSNPVNSLEGRRNGPDVDYWTEDNPTNEFSRPGRNTVRYGSTTGYFSGDFVKIRSINLGYQLPNDLLDKVGLKSARVYFSASNPFKAFFSDYVDYGGLDPEPTSRGVTNGITPGLGNKLTVSADTPPVKTFMLGVNLTF; encoded by the coding sequence ATGAGAGAAACGTTACTACTTTATTTACGGAAGGGGTTCTCAGGAGCCTTATCCTTAATAGTTTGTTTAGCATTACTGTTTTATACCTCTGTGCTTTTTGCTCAGCAGCAGTCCATAACCGGTACTGTGCTTAGTGGAGACGGAGGTGAACCCTTACCTGGTGTAGCAGTAATGGTTAAAGGAACTAGTTCGGGTACAGTTACAGATATTGATGGAGAATACACCATTAAAGCTGGGCCTAATGATGTGTTAATTTATTCTTTTGTGGGTTATGCCACACATGAAATTGCGGTTGGTTCTAAAACTAAAATAGATGTGGAGCTCACTGAAGATATTACAGCACTACAAGAGGTAGTGGTAGTAGGCTATGGTAAACAGAAAAAGACAGATGTTACAGGCTCATTAGTATCTGTAGATGCGGCTAAAATATCTGAAGTGCCCGCGGCTACAGGAGCTTCTTCTGCCTTACAAGGTAGAATAGCGGGTGTGCAGATCAGTCAAACCTCTAGCCGGCCTGGTAGTGATCCGCAAATAAGGATTAGGGGAAATAGATCATTAGGTAGCGGAGATTTAAACAGCCCGCTGATTGTGGTAGATGGAATCCCTTTTAGCGGAAGCTTAAATGATATAAACCCTACTGATATAGAGTCTTTTAACGTGCTGAAAGATGCTTCAGCTACAGCTATTTATGGATCAAGAGGTGCAAATGGGGTTATACTTATTACCACTAAAAGAGGTAGGGTAGGTGAGCTTAATTTTAGTTATAATGGTTATGCAGGTGTAACACAGGCCTTGGGTAAATATGATCTGATGAATGGAGAAGAATTTGCCAGGCTAAAATTATATACGGATGCCAATTTCACAGAGGCAGAGCTGCAATCACTTCAAGAAGCCAGAAGTACTGACTGGCAAGACCTGATGATCAAAGACGGTTATATTCAAAATCATAACCTGAGCGTAATTGGTGGTAGTGAAAATACTCAATTTGCTGTTTCTACTGGTTATTTTAAACAAACCACGGTTTTCCCAGGTCAATCTTTTAAGAGGTACAACTTAAAGCTATCCTTAGATCAGCGAGTAAATGATTGGCTGAAAGTAGGAATTAGCACTTTGAATTCCATTTCTTATAGAAAAGGAGAAGGAGTGAGTCCTATGTTTAATATTTTGACTTTAAGTCCTTTATATAATGCCTATAATGAAGATGGTGAAGTAGAAGAAACTCCTGCTGAAGGTAGTTTAGATCCTAATCTGGTAAATCCGCTTACCTTATACAGAGATGGAGCCTGGGAGGAAGACCGAAGAAGAATCAGGACGTTTAATACCGCATATTTAGAAGTAAACTTACCGGTAGAAGGTTTGAGTTATAAACTTAATGCGGGCCTTGATTATCGTCAGGATGAATATGGCAGATTTTTCAGTGAGGTTACGCCCATGCAAAACATTGATAATGGAAATGCAGCTTCCATAAGCAATAGTGACACCTGGGGATATACCATTGAAAACCTCATTTTATACGAAAGGTCTTTTGGAGAGCACTCCTTTAAATTTACCGGTTTGTATAGTGTGCAGGAAGAAGAATATAATAGTAGTGGGGTAAATGCTGTAGGAGTTTTGGCGAATGACCTACAATATTATAACCTTTCATTAGCTGCGAATAATGTTATACCTGGCAGTGCTTATAATTATACGCGCTGGGGGCTGTCTTCTTTCATGGCTCGCTTAAATTATAATTTTAATGATCGATATGTTGCTACTGTTACCGTAAGACGAGATGGATCTTCGCGTTTGGCTGATGGCAATGAGTGGTTTACTTACCCCGGCTTTGCTGTTGGCTGGAACATACATAACGAATCCTTTTTAAGTGAGAATGATTTCTTGTCTAATTTAAGATTGAGAGTTGGTTATGGACGTACCTCTAACCAGGCTGTGGCACCCTATTCATCTATAGGTAAGCTAGATCAGATAAGATATAATTTTGGAAATGAAGGTGGAGCAATCGGCTTTTATGTTTCTAATTTGGCCAATACTGATCTTACCTGGGAGTTCACTAATTCGTTTAACGTAGGTTTAGATTTTGGCCTTTTAACTAATAGAATTACAGGATCCATTGATTATTATCAGAACAGGACTGATGGCGTATTGCAAGAAGTGCAGCTGCCTATTACCTCTGGTATTACCGGTAGCTTTACCCAAAATGTAGGTGAAACTAAAGGTGAAGGAATCGAAATGATGATTTCTGGTGAGGCCATTGAAGCGCTTAACAGAAATGAGTTCGGATTAGGTTTCGATGTAAACTTTACAAGCTATAGCACAGAAATAGTAAAGCTGACTGAAGGTAGAGACAGCAACCCTGACAGAGCCTGGTTTGTGGGTGAGCCCATCAATGTGCTTTATGATTATGAGAAGGTAGGCATCTGGCAACTAGATGAAGCCGATGAAGCCGCTCAGTATGGTGATGCTCCAGGAGATATAAAAGTAAAAGACCAAGATGGTGATGATGATATTGATGATGAAGATAGGACGATTCTTGGTCAGCTGGACCCTAAATGGTCTTTCGGGTTTACCGCCAGAGCGTCTTTCAAAGGTTTTGATTTAAGTGTAGTGACCTTCGGTATGTTTGGGCATGAAATAGTGAGCTCACTGTATCAGATGAACTCCAGTAACCCAGTCAATAGCCTTGAAGGAAGAAGAAATGGCCCTGATGTAGATTATTGGACAGAAGATAATCCTACCAATGAGTTTTCGAGGCCAGGAAGAAACACTGTGAGATACGGAAGTACTACAGGCTACTTTTCTGGTGATTTTGTAAAAATCAGAAGTATTAATCTTGGCTATCAGCTACCCAATGATTTGCTAGATAAGGTAGGCCTTAAATCAGCCAGAGTATACTTCAGTGCCAGCAATCCTTTCAAAGCCTTTTTCTCAGACTATGTGGATTATGGTGGGTTAGATCCTGAGCCTACCAGCAGAGGTGTAACTAACGGTATTACTCCGGGTTTAGGCAATAAGCTTACAGTATCAGCCGATACGCCGCCTGTAAAAACCTTTATGCTAGGTGTTAACCTCACTTTCTAA
- a CDS encoding restriction endonuclease encodes MNSEIQFILEDQNPFKQGNCFERIVRDIIETHRYEVSSNVNYTGMELDLTCKHKDRPNETLYVECKAKDKVSSSEILTFESKVRLKKVDFGYFIRTKELEHQAKGLVDELQTDDRYRNLTFFEPKKLISLLQEAKKIKPIPNVDKEITKEILAVTHFGDFYILIIKETLGAVPSSYYLVDASKGKLIDDDDIQTQLSEKLPELNELTLVAPISNQSPVQQKEKQLEIQTVSEVQESENWFDYLPASTKHIVGRDQIRSDVFNFFNKALKSETQRRLFYLTGKSGWGKSSLVADIKGRSRNKYYKNRFYALAIDSRSALSSNFVALSFEKILKKAIEDGFIKQDLFQKNISFTSTYDLLSSESVRELLKYLRTNEKMLVLIFDQFEDIFRKDYLFESFYKFLVDISDLKENIIIGFSWKTEILIPSENKAYHLWQQAKEQAVEFAITEFGSKETNGIISQLEKSIGKLNNDIKRRIVESSQNYPWLTKKLCIHIYDQIKAGKEKSDLIDENLNIEELFNSDLEQLDSPEIQGLKHIAQCAYDGKFFEASDVNEIISEKVISSLRDKRLIIRSGLNYNIYWDIFRDYLVTGQVPIIGESYIIRSSVNTCLEIFKTFNKKSTLSTGQIQSELGKSIANQAIENSLIDLRNLGLIKKVESQEKFTLGNEKVLASDDYFKSFITEKFKNYSIINQLADLKPPITSENIVELFKANFKGYSFKDQTWKIYANYLLNWIYYSDLKIKNKIELPKKGGGKKVSLYEKIKNDPSTLSPRTSTKELLPIIKTIPNDLDLNNLDSNIVRDLALFGIVTLNNGHFELTEVGKRLNNQNSEELIREQAKTVPKIQEALLLIKNNTTRVTAKSLIKDNPNILDSNLSDGSKTIYAGYILQWAKFISSK; translated from the coding sequence ATGAATTCTGAAATTCAATTTATTCTGGAAGATCAAAATCCTTTTAAACAGGGAAACTGTTTCGAGAGAATTGTGAGAGACATTATTGAAACACATCGATATGAAGTTAGTTCGAACGTCAATTACACTGGAATGGAGTTAGATCTTACATGTAAGCACAAAGATCGACCCAACGAGACTCTATATGTTGAATGCAAAGCCAAGGATAAAGTTAGCTCTTCTGAAATACTAACATTTGAATCTAAGGTTAGACTAAAAAAAGTTGACTTTGGATATTTTATTAGGACTAAGGAATTAGAACATCAAGCAAAAGGATTAGTTGACGAACTTCAAACGGACGATAGGTATAGGAACTTGACATTCTTTGAACCGAAAAAGTTAATAAGTCTTCTGCAAGAAGCTAAAAAGATAAAGCCCATTCCGAATGTAGATAAAGAAATAACAAAGGAAATCCTAGCAGTGACACATTTTGGCGACTTTTATATTTTAATCATTAAAGAAACCTTAGGAGCTGTACCTAGTTCATATTATTTAGTAGATGCATCTAAGGGTAAATTAATTGATGATGATGATATTCAGACTCAATTATCTGAAAAACTTCCAGAATTGAATGAATTGACCTTGGTAGCCCCTATATCAAATCAATCTCCTGTTCAGCAAAAGGAAAAGCAGCTAGAAATTCAAACAGTATCAGAAGTACAGGAAAGTGAGAATTGGTTTGATTACCTACCCGCCTCTACAAAACACATTGTAGGGCGAGACCAAATAAGATCAGATGTCTTCAATTTTTTCAACAAAGCTCTTAAAAGTGAGACACAGAGAAGACTATTTTATTTAACAGGAAAATCGGGTTGGGGTAAAAGTTCATTAGTTGCAGATATTAAAGGAAGAAGTAGAAATAAGTATTACAAGAACAGATTTTATGCTTTAGCTATAGATTCACGAAGTGCCCTTTCCTCAAATTTTGTCGCTCTCTCCTTTGAAAAAATTCTCAAAAAGGCAATCGAGGATGGTTTTATTAAACAAGATTTATTTCAAAAGAATATTTCATTTACTTCTACTTATGATTTACTAAGCTCAGAATCGGTGAGGGAGTTACTGAAATATTTGAGAACAAATGAGAAAATGTTGGTTCTCATCTTTGATCAATTCGAGGATATATTTAGAAAGGATTACTTATTTGAGTCGTTCTATAAATTTTTAGTTGATATATCAGACTTAAAAGAAAATATAATAATTGGTTTTTCATGGAAGACTGAAATACTTATCCCTAGTGAAAACAAAGCTTATCACCTATGGCAGCAGGCCAAAGAACAAGCAGTAGAATTTGCAATAACGGAGTTTGGTTCTAAAGAGACTAATGGTATAATATCCCAATTAGAGAAAAGTATAGGAAAACTAAATAACGACATAAAACGTAGAATAGTAGAAAGCTCTCAAAACTACCCTTGGCTAACAAAAAAGCTTTGTATACATATTTATGACCAAATCAAGGCTGGGAAAGAAAAATCAGATTTGATAGATGAAAACCTAAACATTGAAGAACTATTTAATTCAGATTTGGAGCAGCTTGATTCGCCTGAAATTCAAGGCTTAAAACATATTGCTCAGTGTGCCTATGATGGTAAATTCTTCGAAGCATCTGACGTCAACGAAATAATTTCAGAAAAAGTAATCTCTTCTTTAAGAGATAAGCGATTAATTATACGTTCAGGCTTAAATTATAACATATACTGGGATATCTTCCGTGATTATCTCGTGACTGGTCAAGTACCAATAATTGGTGAAAGTTATATAATTAGATCAAGTGTTAATACCTGTCTTGAGATTTTCAAAACTTTCAACAAAAAGAGCACACTTTCAACTGGACAAATTCAATCTGAACTAGGAAAATCCATTGCCAATCAAGCAATTGAGAATAGTCTGATTGATTTAAGAAATTTAGGTTTAATCAAAAAAGTAGAATCTCAAGAAAAATTCACTTTAGGTAATGAAAAGGTTTTAGCCTCAGACGATTACTTTAAGAGTTTCATAACTGAAAAATTCAAGAATTATTCAATTATTAATCAACTAGCTGATTTAAAACCACCAATTACTTCGGAAAACATTGTAGAATTATTTAAGGCAAATTTCAAAGGCTACTCGTTTAAGGATCAAACCTGGAAAATTTATGCGAATTACCTACTAAATTGGATTTATTACAGCGACTTGAAGATTAAAAATAAAATTGAGCTGCCCAAAAAAGGTGGAGGCAAAAAGGTTTCTCTTTATGAAAAAATAAAGAACGATCCTTCAACTCTATCTCCTAGAACATCTACAAAAGAATTATTACCAATAATAAAGACAATTCCAAACGACCTAGATTTGAATAACTTAGATTCAAATATTGTCCGAGACCTTGCATTGTTTGGGATCGTTACATTAAATAATGGTCATTTTGAATTAACTGAAGTTGGTAAAAGACTTAATAATCAAAACTCCGAAGAATTAATAAGAGAACAAGCTAAAACAGTTCCTAAGATTCAAGAAGCTTTACTTTTAATTAAAAACAATACTACACGAGTAACAGCTAAAAGTCTAATTAAGGATAATCCTAACATTCTTGATTCCAATCTTTCAGATGGATCGAAAACCATTTACGCAGGATATATTTTACAATGGGCAAAATTTATTAGCTCAAAATAA